In a genomic window of Spirosoma agri:
- a CDS encoding efflux RND transporter periplasmic adaptor subunit has product MRLLWPVSVVAGLAACSSSGNDKKPTATKEPESPQVVMATVQALQPSKRVTLPGELKPWNRVNIYAKVKGFVRDIPVDRGTFVRKGQVLARLDAPEVLSELSQAQAQVQAQEATLVEQTTRSRASRLTYQRLVQTAKMEGAVSANELDQAQAKMQADSAMVAVARGTVQAARSNYQAKAELRHYLTITAPFDGMVTERNISPGALVGAGDSGKPLFVLEDSRTLRLTVAIPETFANQLQAKSAVSFTVNANPERRFNAKLARSAESLVEANRAMMAEFDVNNNAHELKSGMYAEVTLPVERSALTLFVPATSVVSSSEKMFVIRVHDNRAQWVSVQKGNVVDSLVEVFGDIKKGEPIVKIASEEIRDGQLVKAR; this is encoded by the coding sequence ATGCGATTGCTCTGGCCAGTATCGGTTGTGGCCGGTCTAGCTGCCTGCTCATCTTCGGGCAACGACAAGAAACCAACGGCGACTAAAGAGCCGGAATCGCCCCAGGTAGTTATGGCTACCGTTCAGGCGTTGCAACCCAGCAAGCGTGTTACGCTGCCGGGCGAACTGAAACCCTGGAACCGGGTGAATATATACGCTAAAGTGAAAGGATTCGTGCGAGACATTCCGGTTGACCGGGGCACCTTCGTTCGCAAGGGGCAGGTACTGGCTCGTCTCGACGCCCCCGAAGTTCTGTCAGAACTGAGTCAGGCGCAAGCCCAGGTTCAGGCGCAGGAAGCCACGTTGGTCGAACAAACGACCCGTTCCCGCGCCAGTCGGCTAACGTACCAGCGGCTGGTTCAGACGGCAAAAATGGAAGGTGCCGTTTCGGCGAACGAACTCGATCAGGCGCAGGCAAAAATGCAGGCCGATAGCGCCATGGTTGCCGTAGCACGGGGTACGGTGCAGGCAGCCCGCTCGAACTATCAGGCCAAAGCGGAACTGCGACATTACCTGACCATTACGGCCCCATTCGATGGCATGGTCACGGAACGGAACATCAGCCCCGGTGCGTTGGTTGGCGCGGGCGATAGTGGTAAGCCGCTGTTCGTGCTGGAAGACAGCCGAACCTTGCGACTGACGGTGGCAATTCCCGAAACCTTTGCTAACCAACTACAGGCAAAAAGTGCCGTTTCCTTCACGGTCAACGCCAATCCAGAACGACGATTTAACGCCAAACTGGCCCGTAGTGCCGAGAGTTTAGTTGAAGCAAACCGCGCCATGATGGCCGAGTTCGATGTCAACAACAATGCTCATGAACTCAAATCGGGCATGTATGCGGAAGTCACGCTCCCCGTTGAACGCTCCGCGCTGACCCTGTTTGTTCCAGCTACGTCGGTTGTGAGTTCCAGCGAAAAGATGTTCGTTATCCGCGTGCACGACAATCGAGCCCAGTGGGTATCAGTACAGAAAGGGAACGTCGTTGACAGTCTGGTCGAAGTCTTTGGCGACATAAAGAAAGGCGAGCCGATTGTTAAAATTGCTTCGGAAGAAATCCGGGACGGTCAACTGGTTAAGGCTAGATAG
- a CDS encoding T9SS type A sorting domain-containing protein has translation MKQFRLSVAVLLSVCGLAGMGDAKADNGSVVSGVNVEKSEQKKIRLYTQSSAPVDVAIIDAEGHLLYRGTVTKNQKGVASFNLNSLPDGQYFLTASNDNYWMSQGLTIKGNALSVDDSNLKQLVQPTISAYEKNKFEVNLPAKNVDEANVAIYDAQNVLVQTDTFKGSVRRFDLSSLPDGAYTFIVGPDQKQFSTRIDIKH, from the coding sequence ATGAAACAGTTCCGTTTATCAGTTGCCGTATTGCTTTCAGTATGCGGTTTGGCGGGCATGGGAGATGCCAAAGCCGACAATGGTTCAGTAGTAAGCGGGGTAAATGTTGAGAAGTCCGAACAAAAGAAAATTCGTTTATATACCCAATCGTCCGCTCCGGTTGACGTGGCAATTATCGATGCTGAAGGTCACCTTCTTTATCGTGGAACCGTTACTAAAAATCAGAAAGGCGTCGCTTCGTTCAATCTGAACAGCCTGCCCGATGGTCAGTATTTTCTGACGGCCAGCAACGATAATTACTGGATGTCGCAGGGACTGACGATCAAAGGTAACGCGCTTAGCGTTGACGACAGTAACCTGAAACAACTGGTGCAGCCAACCATTTCGGCTTACGAGAAAAACAAATTTGAAGTGAATTTGCCTGCCAAGAACGTAGATGAGGCTAATGTCGCTATCTACGATGCGCAGAACGTGCTGGTTCAGACCGATACATTCAAAGGTTCGGTTCGCCGGTTCGACCTGTCATCACTGCCCGATGGTGCGTACACGTTCATCGTAGGCCCTGATCAAAAGCAGTTCTCGACACGTATCGACATCAAGCACTAA
- a CDS encoding aldehyde dehydrogenase family protein produces the protein MEVVEAPSKTLPRPQFKSQYENYIGGKWVAPVDGEYFNNSSPIDDSLIARVPRSKAADIDLALDAAHKAFPAWSRTSATERSNMLIRIADRIEQNLEFLARVETVENGKAVRETLAADLPLVVDHFRYFAGVIRAEEGSLAELDADTVSLIVKEPIGVVGQIIPWNFPLLMATWKLAPALAAGCCVVMKPAEQTPTSILVLMEVLDGLIPPGVVNIVNGFGPEAGKPLAQSKRIAKVAFTGETTTGRLIMQYASENLIPVTMELGGKSPNIFMESIADADDDFFDKCVEGAVMFALNQGEICTCPSRMLVHERAYDRFIERVIERTKAIKLGHPLDPDTMMGAQASNDQYEKILSYIDIGKQEGAEVLTGGGPAGLVGNGLESGYYIQPTIFKGNNKMRVFQEEIFGPVLAVTTFKNADEAVATANDTLYGLGAGLWTRDAHELYQVPRQIQAGRVWVNCYHNYPAHAPFGGYKKSGFGRENHHMMLNHYRQTKNILISYSKSKLGFF, from the coding sequence ATGGAAGTAGTAGAAGCCCCCAGCAAAACCCTGCCCCGTCCCCAGTTCAAATCCCAATACGAGAACTACATTGGTGGTAAATGGGTAGCTCCCGTTGATGGTGAGTATTTCAATAATTCCTCCCCCATCGACGACAGCCTCATCGCTCGTGTTCCCCGCTCAAAAGCCGCTGACATCGACCTGGCTCTTGATGCCGCTCATAAAGCATTTCCGGCCTGGTCACGCACGTCGGCAACCGAGCGTAGCAACATGCTGATCCGGATCGCCGACCGTATCGAGCAGAATCTTGAATTTCTGGCGCGCGTCGAAACGGTCGAGAATGGAAAAGCGGTTCGTGAGACACTGGCCGCCGATTTACCCCTGGTCGTTGATCACTTCCGCTACTTCGCCGGGGTTATCCGCGCCGAGGAAGGCAGCCTGGCCGAACTCGATGCCGATACCGTTTCGCTGATCGTTAAAGAACCCATTGGCGTTGTGGGCCAAATCATCCCCTGGAATTTCCCGCTGCTCATGGCTACCTGGAAACTGGCTCCGGCGCTGGCAGCTGGTTGCTGCGTGGTGATGAAACCCGCCGAACAAACACCGACCTCCATTCTGGTGCTGATGGAAGTACTCGATGGACTGATTCCACCGGGCGTCGTCAATATCGTTAATGGATTTGGTCCCGAAGCGGGTAAGCCTTTGGCACAATCCAAGCGGATTGCCAAAGTAGCGTTTACCGGCGAAACCACAACGGGCCGTCTGATTATGCAGTATGCGTCGGAAAATCTCATTCCGGTAACGATGGAGCTGGGGGGGAAATCACCCAACATTTTCATGGAATCCATTGCCGATGCCGACGATGACTTCTTTGACAAGTGCGTGGAGGGTGCAGTCATGTTTGCGCTGAATCAGGGCGAAATCTGCACCTGCCCTTCCCGCATGCTGGTGCATGAGCGGGCGTATGATCGCTTCATCGAGCGGGTTATCGAGCGGACCAAAGCCATTAAACTCGGTCACCCACTGGACCCGGATACGATGATGGGCGCGCAGGCCAGCAACGATCAATACGAAAAAATTCTTTCCTATATCGACATTGGCAAACAGGAAGGTGCTGAAGTGCTGACCGGTGGTGGCCCGGCTGGCCTGGTGGGTAACGGTCTGGAAAGTGGTTACTACATTCAGCCAACGATCTTCAAGGGCAACAACAAGATGCGCGTTTTCCAGGAAGAGATTTTTGGTCCCGTGCTAGCGGTAACAACATTCAAAAATGCCGACGAAGCAGTTGCAACCGCCAACGATACGTTATACGGACTCGGCGCTGGGTTATGGACACGCGATGCGCATGAACTGTATCAGGTTCCCCGCCAAATTCAGGCAGGTCGGGTCTGGGTGAACTGTTACCACAATTACCCGGCTCATGCCCCATTCGGCGGGTACAAAAAATCCGGTTTTGGCCGCGAGAATCACCACATGATGCTCAACCATTATCGGCAGACAAAAAATATTCTGATCTCCTACAGCAAGAGTAAATTAGGCTTCTTTTAA
- a CDS encoding AraC family transcriptional regulator produces MKSIQTTPLNISRHLQSRRLEQEVENRTAYTIDTAELNIYETYHVAEKVELTFNSPVLASMIRGKKVMHLPGTPSFDFLPGESVIVPSEETMRIDFPEAQSQNPTQCLALAIDPSKVKQVTDLLNEQAPLVDNSTGWQYGQSNFFLTNDVPIHQLIARLIYIFTENNKAKDVFANLILQELVVRLMQTQARTLLLSATTNVASVNRLAHVAQYINKNLNRNLHIKELADEACMSEPNFYRTFKQTFGMTPLDFINQQRIDLASRLLKATNRCLADISVDCGFNNLTYFMKLFRREIGMSPAQYRKQTA; encoded by the coding sequence ATGAAAAGCATACAGACAACTCCACTTAATATTTCACGCCATTTACAGTCCCGGCGTCTGGAACAGGAAGTAGAGAATCGGACTGCTTATACGATTGATACCGCAGAGCTGAACATATACGAGACGTATCATGTGGCCGAGAAGGTTGAGTTGACGTTTAACAGTCCGGTATTGGCCAGTATGATTCGGGGTAAAAAAGTGATGCACCTGCCCGGAACGCCATCGTTCGATTTTCTGCCCGGTGAGTCGGTGATCGTGCCCAGCGAAGAAACCATGCGGATCGATTTCCCCGAAGCGCAAAGTCAGAATCCTACGCAGTGCCTGGCGCTGGCTATCGACCCCAGCAAAGTAAAACAGGTTACGGATCTGCTCAACGAACAGGCTCCACTGGTCGACAATTCGACCGGGTGGCAATATGGTCAGAGTAATTTCTTCTTAACGAACGACGTGCCGATCCATCAGCTCATTGCAAGGCTGATTTATATATTTACCGAAAACAACAAGGCGAAAGACGTTTTTGCTAATCTTATTTTGCAGGAACTGGTAGTTCGGTTGATGCAGACTCAGGCGCGTACGTTACTCTTGAGCGCGACTACCAACGTGGCCAGTGTGAACCGGCTGGCGCACGTGGCTCAGTACATCAATAAGAATCTAAACCGCAATCTGCACATAAAAGAACTGGCCGATGAAGCCTGCATGAGTGAGCCCAATTTCTATCGGACATTCAAGCAAACATTCGGCATGACGCCCCTCGATTTTATCAATCAACAACGCATCGATCTGGCATCCCGATTATTAAAAGCGACCAATCGCTGTCTGGCTGATATAAGCGTTGATTGCGGTTTCAACAACCTGACCTATTTCATGAAATTGTTCCGACGCGAGATCGGCATGTCTCCGGCGCAGTACCGTAAACAGACGGCATAG
- a CDS encoding DUF2147 domain-containing protein: MLTLSAYAPQPDNADAVVGKWLSSKKKNQVQIYKQGNKYYGRLVWTAEPNDPATNRPKMDSQNPDEKLRTRPIHNMVIMTNLTYKGNNVWSDGEIYNPEDGKTYSCDLSLKSPDALDLHGYVMGISLLGKTKTWTRVK, encoded by the coding sequence ATGCTAACTCTATCTGCCTACGCACCGCAACCCGATAATGCCGATGCAGTGGTTGGAAAGTGGCTTAGTTCAAAAAAGAAAAATCAGGTTCAGATCTACAAGCAGGGCAATAAGTATTACGGGCGGCTGGTGTGGACAGCCGAACCGAATGACCCAGCGACCAACAGGCCCAAAATGGATAGTCAGAATCCCGATGAAAAGCTACGCACCCGCCCCATTCATAACATGGTCATTATGACGAACCTCACCTACAAGGGCAACAATGTCTGGAGCGATGGGGAAATTTACAACCCGGAAGACGGCAAGACGTACAGCTGTGATTTAAGCCTTAAAAGTCCGGATGCGCTGGATCTGCACGGCTACGTTATGGGCATCTCTCTGTTAGGAAAAACGAAAACCTGGACTCGGGTTAAGTAA
- a CDS encoding DUF779 domain-containing protein produces MTTQSVSRVDVTPAAATVINTLKAQHGPLMFHQSGGCCDGSSPMCYAVGDFIIGASDVWLGQIEGCDFWMSSDQFEYWRHTHLTVDVTPGRGASFSLEIPMGIRFLIRSRLFDEAEQPYLTPIRVGE; encoded by the coding sequence ATGACTACTCAGTCCGTTTCTCGTGTAGATGTCACTCCGGCGGCTGCCACCGTTATCAACACGCTAAAGGCTCAACACGGGCCACTGATGTTCCACCAGAGCGGAGGATGCTGTGATGGCTCGTCGCCCATGTGCTATGCCGTTGGTGATTTTATTATCGGGGCATCCGACGTGTGGCTGGGCCAGATCGAAGGCTGCGACTTCTGGATGTCTTCCGATCAGTTCGAATACTGGCGACATACGCATTTAACGGTTGATGTCACACCCGGCCGGGGAGCCAGCTTTTCGCTCGAGATCCCGATGGGCATCCGTTTTTTAATTCGCTCACGCCTATTCGATGAAGCTGAACAACCTTATCTGACACCAATACGAGTGGGCGAATAG
- a CDS encoding efflux RND transporter permease subunit translates to MYQLIRSALRKPISVVVAVLGLLFFSVMSLFTIPVDIFPNLDLPTIYVVQPYGGMAPDQMDGFIATRYQDHFLYVSGIRDIDVKTIQGLSLIKLQFYPGTDMAQAAAEVANNVSRAKAYMPDGTVPPQVVRFDASSVPVGQLVFESPSRSLNDIQDYASSRVRPMFSRIPGVSSPPPFGGNQRTVIIKVNPQLVRSYQLTPEEVIKSIITNNQPSPAGNIRIGEKTLMTPVNSLIKRPEDFLNIPIRVGSGPTVFVRDIGTVEDGADVTVGYALVNGRRAVYIPVVKKSDASTLDVVNNIRKAMPDLQAAVPEDVKISYEFDQSVYVTNSLKSLVTEGILGAVLTGLMVLLFLRDWRSVIIVVVTIPISILSAVIMLNLFGQTINIMTLSGLALAIGILVDQATVTIENIHQHLETGKPKAVAIWDACKEIVFPEFLILLAILAVFAPAFVMSGVPRSMFLPLSLSVGFAMIASFLLSQTFVPVLANWLLKSHPAHEAPTLALDAQERHAMMDDAAHPAKNATGFDKFKQRYSALLDKILNRRGLVVGGYLAATLAIIVVCFMVIGTDILPHGNSHQFQMRLRIPDGTRVERTETATLKALDIIKESVGADNVEISSAYVGTVPSSYGTSNIFVFNSGPHEAVLQVSLKEEHPVNMDNLKEELRTRIAKALPNANISFEPIELTEKIMSQGASTPIEVTIAAKDLTEAGRFANKIREQMVKIDFLRDVQIAQPLAYPVLNVTMNRERAGQLGVTSTQVARSMVAATSSSRFTDKNLWLDESKGLAYQVQVQIPEYQMSSTTDIGNIPLKSGNMQPLLSDVATFSEGTAPGEYDRAGPNRLVTITANLQKMDLGTAQKAVQKAIRDAGEPPRGVLVEMGGQTNLLSDTLSSLQTGLLVAIVIIFLLLAANYQSFKLSLVILSAIPAVVAGALVMLLACGATLNLQSYMGLIMSVGVSVANAILMVTNAENLRLEVGDTRKAVVMAANSRIRPILMTSIAMIAGMVPMASGLGEGGDQIAPLGQAVIGGLIASTLAALLILPCVFSQLQAKASIQSVSLDPEDPDSKFFDHQLTPAPAVHSL, encoded by the coding sequence ATGTATCAACTCATTCGATCGGCCTTACGAAAACCAATTTCGGTTGTGGTAGCGGTCCTGGGACTCCTGTTTTTTTCAGTGATGTCACTGTTTACCATCCCCGTCGATATTTTCCCGAACCTCGACCTACCGACAATTTATGTCGTTCAACCCTACGGCGGGATGGCTCCCGACCAAATGGACGGATTCATTGCCACGCGTTATCAGGATCACTTTCTCTATGTATCGGGCATCCGCGACATCGATGTGAAAACCATCCAGGGATTGTCGCTTATCAAACTGCAATTCTATCCAGGAACGGATATGGCACAGGCCGCTGCCGAAGTGGCGAACAATGTCTCCCGCGCAAAAGCCTACATGCCCGACGGCACCGTACCACCCCAGGTAGTGCGCTTCGACGCCAGTTCGGTACCGGTCGGTCAACTGGTGTTTGAAAGCCCGAGCCGGTCGCTGAACGACATTCAGGATTATGCGTCGTCGCGGGTGCGGCCCATGTTTTCCCGGATTCCGGGGGTATCAAGCCCTCCTCCGTTCGGTGGTAACCAGCGGACGGTCATTATCAAAGTGAATCCGCAACTGGTTCGCAGTTATCAGCTGACACCGGAAGAAGTGATCAAGTCCATCATTACCAACAACCAGCCTTCACCCGCCGGTAACATCCGCATTGGCGAGAAAACGCTGATGACACCGGTTAACTCGCTCATCAAACGACCCGAAGATTTCCTGAATATCCCCATTCGCGTTGGATCGGGACCGACGGTGTTCGTGCGGGATATTGGCACGGTCGAAGATGGAGCCGACGTAACGGTGGGGTATGCACTCGTGAACGGTCGTCGGGCGGTGTACATTCCAGTGGTCAAAAAGTCGGATGCCTCTACGCTCGATGTCGTAAACAACATTCGGAAAGCCATGCCGGACCTACAGGCAGCCGTTCCTGAAGATGTAAAGATATCGTACGAATTCGACCAGTCGGTCTACGTAACCAACTCCCTAAAAAGCCTGGTGACAGAAGGCATTTTGGGTGCGGTACTGACGGGATTGATGGTGCTGTTGTTCCTGCGCGACTGGCGGAGTGTGATCATTGTAGTGGTCACCATCCCGATTTCCATTCTGTCGGCGGTGATCATGCTCAACCTGTTCGGGCAAACGATCAACATCATGACTCTGTCGGGTCTGGCCCTGGCCATCGGCATTCTAGTTGACCAGGCGACGGTAACGATCGAAAATATTCACCAGCATCTGGAAACGGGAAAACCGAAGGCCGTCGCAATCTGGGATGCCTGCAAAGAAATCGTCTTCCCCGAGTTTCTGATTCTACTGGCTATTCTGGCCGTGTTCGCTCCGGCGTTCGTGATGAGCGGAGTACCGCGTTCCATGTTCCTGCCGTTGTCGTTATCGGTTGGCTTTGCCATGATCGCGTCGTTTCTGCTCTCGCAGACGTTCGTTCCGGTGCTGGCAAACTGGCTCCTGAAAAGCCATCCGGCCCACGAAGCACCTACTCTTGCCCTGGATGCACAGGAACGTCATGCCATGATGGACGATGCGGCTCATCCGGCAAAAAATGCAACCGGTTTTGATAAGTTCAAACAACGCTACTCCGCCCTGCTCGACAAAATCCTGAATCGCCGGGGCCTGGTCGTTGGCGGTTATCTGGCGGCAACGCTGGCGATCATCGTCGTTTGTTTTATGGTGATTGGCACCGATATTCTGCCCCACGGTAACAGCCACCAATTTCAAATGCGCCTTCGAATTCCGGATGGAACGCGGGTCGAACGGACCGAAACAGCCACGTTGAAAGCACTCGACATTATCAAAGAATCGGTAGGTGCTGACAACGTGGAGATCTCATCGGCCTACGTCGGTACAGTGCCCTCCAGCTACGGTACGTCGAATATCTTCGTGTTCAACAGTGGTCCGCACGAGGCTGTTCTGCAAGTGTCATTAAAGGAGGAGCATCCCGTAAACATGGACAATCTGAAGGAGGAACTTCGGACGCGCATTGCCAAAGCCCTGCCAAACGCCAATATCTCCTTCGAGCCGATCGAGCTGACCGAAAAGATCATGAGTCAGGGCGCATCGACACCCATCGAAGTAACCATAGCGGCAAAAGACCTGACCGAAGCGGGTCGTTTCGCGAACAAAATCCGCGAACAAATGGTGAAGATCGACTTTCTGCGTGATGTACAGATCGCCCAACCACTAGCCTACCCTGTCCTGAACGTAACCATGAACCGCGAACGGGCCGGGCAACTGGGTGTCACCTCAACGCAGGTGGCCCGGTCGATGGTAGCCGCTACGTCATCGAGCCGGTTTACCGACAAGAACCTCTGGCTCGACGAATCGAAAGGACTGGCCTACCAGGTACAGGTACAGATTCCGGAATACCAGATGAGTAGCACCACCGACATTGGCAATATCCCGCTAAAAAGTGGCAACATGCAACCGTTGCTATCGGATGTAGCCACGTTCTCGGAAGGTACGGCCCCCGGCGAATACGACCGCGCTGGTCCAAACCGACTCGTTACCATCACCGCCAATTTGCAAAAAATGGACTTAGGCACGGCCCAGAAAGCGGTTCAGAAAGCTATTCGTGACGCGGGTGAGCCACCCCGCGGGGTTCTCGTGGAGATGGGCGGTCAGACCAATTTACTGTCCGATACGCTGAGCAGTCTGCAAACGGGTCTGCTGGTTGCCATTGTGATTATCTTCCTGCTGCTGGCGGCTAATTACCAGTCCTTCAAATTGTCATTAGTGATTCTTTCAGCGATTCCGGCGGTGGTTGCCGGGGCATTGGTGATGCTGCTCGCTTGCGGGGCCACGCTGAATCTGCAATCGTACATGGGTCTGATCATGTCGGTTGGGGTATCGGTCGCCAATGCCATTCTGATGGTTACCAATGCGGAAAATCTTCGCCTGGAGGTGGGCGATACGCGCAAGGCTGTGGTAATGGCGGCCAACAGCCGAATTCGGCCGATTCTGATGACGAGTATCGCCATGATTGCGGGCATGGTGCCAATGGCGTCGGGCCTGGGCGAAGGTGGTGACCAGATTGCGCCACTTGGTCAGGCTGTTATTGGCGGTTTGATTGCCTCGACACTGGCGGCTCTGCTCATTCTGCCCTGCGTGTTCAGCCAGCTACAAGCGAAAGCCAGTATACAATCGGTATCCCTCGATCCGGAAGATCCGGACAGTAAATTCTTCGATCACCAACTTACACCCGCCCCTGCGGTCCACTCCCTATGA
- a CDS encoding EthD family reductase: protein MVRLTVLYPKTKGTTFNRAYYLESHIPLVKKRLTPFGLQGIDLQEGLSGNEPGSLPAYAMITGLRFNTTDELNRGLNEHGAELIGDIANFTDAQPLMQVSQDL, encoded by the coding sequence ATGGTCCGGCTCACCGTTCTTTATCCAAAAACCAAGGGTACTACCTTTAATCGTGCCTATTATCTTGAAAGCCACATTCCTCTGGTAAAAAAGCGGTTAACTCCGTTTGGATTACAGGGCATTGATCTCCAGGAAGGGCTGAGTGGCAATGAACCCGGTTCGCTGCCAGCCTACGCGATGATCACGGGTTTACGTTTCAACACGACCGATGAATTGAACCGGGGATTAAACGAACACGGTGCCGAACTGATTGGTGACATCGCCAACTTCACGGACGCCCAGCCGTTGATGCAAGTGAGTCAGGACCTGTAA
- a CDS encoding alpha/beta fold hydrolase, with the protein MKIYCCLMLLWLTGTVCSSAQTIVYPHPVRYVTLHQEQKTIRMAYMDVAPATKPNGKNVILFHGKNFSGVYWRNVIDFLAEAGYRVIVPDQVGWGKSDIPDLHYSFHALASNNKQLLDSLKIDKVIVIAHSMGGMLATRFTLQYPERVSQLVLENPIGLEDYRTFVPYSPIDSLYKGELAATYDSYKKYQQSYYPQWKPAYDEWVRVQAAALTDPRFKQIAWVNALTYQMIYEQPVCYEFNRIKVPTLLLIGQADRTIVGKARVPKAIVNQYGHYPALGKRTQQQISGSQLVEFPGVGHIPHVQSIDLFKKAVLSFLR; encoded by the coding sequence ATGAAAATATATTGCTGTCTGATGCTTCTCTGGCTGACAGGAACCGTGTGTTCTTCTGCCCAGACAATCGTTTATCCGCATCCCGTTCGGTACGTTACCCTACATCAGGAGCAAAAAACAATACGCATGGCTTATATGGATGTAGCTCCCGCCACTAAGCCGAACGGGAAAAACGTCATTCTTTTCCACGGCAAAAATTTTTCGGGCGTCTATTGGCGCAACGTGATTGATTTTCTCGCCGAAGCAGGGTATCGGGTCATCGTACCCGATCAGGTCGGCTGGGGCAAATCAGACATTCCGGATCTGCACTATAGCTTTCATGCGTTGGCATCCAACAACAAACAATTGCTCGATTCGCTGAAAATCGATAAAGTCATTGTCATAGCACATTCGATGGGTGGTATGCTGGCAACGCGCTTCACGTTACAGTATCCGGAGCGGGTTAGTCAGCTAGTGCTTGAAAATCCGATCGGGCTGGAAGATTATCGAACCTTCGTTCCGTACTCGCCCATCGACAGTTTGTACAAAGGAGAGTTGGCCGCCACGTATGATTCCTACAAAAAATATCAGCAGAGTTATTACCCCCAGTGGAAGCCGGCGTATGACGAATGGGTGCGTGTACAGGCTGCCGCACTGACCGATCCCAGATTCAAGCAAATCGCGTGGGTCAATGCCCTCACCTACCAGATGATTTATGAACAGCCCGTTTGTTACGAATTTAACCGGATCAAGGTGCCTACCCTTTTGCTGATCGGGCAGGCAGATCGCACCATTGTGGGTAAAGCGCGGGTGCCGAAAGCGATCGTCAATCAATATGGGCACTATCCGGCGCTGGGCAAACGAACCCAGCAGCAAATTTCCGGCAGTCAACTCGTCGAGTTTCCCGGCGTTGGCCACATTCCGCACGTCCAGTCAATCGACTTATTTAAAAAAGCAGTGCTGAGCTTTTTACGCTGA